A single Lancefieldella parvula DSM 20469 DNA region contains:
- a CDS encoding DUF4422 domain-containing protein: MPKVSFVIPAYNIESYIGRCIQSVKNQTFGDFEAIIVDDASTDSTPEKIVTAVGDDKRFKVVTHATNQGLHLARKTAAAYTKGEWVFCLDGDDEVTPDFLEQVVGRIEQNPVDILHLGITVIPENGVSEAEAEGFGSFINQQSHFTQGDEVLRTIFDESYGQKIDWRTTQRLYRGELFRSAFAEMTSERLVRAEDAYEVFVLSDKAQTADGFESCRGLLYHFGIGVTGVSRISLDKFGEFCYQFLDNIEQTEFYIGKTDNVVYLRSFEGMKHKLMELLIGDWKSRLAPEDQEAALEPFAILFGPSVAARELYRFVRDDAYEAIKTCTELPEDSNAYLYRSYAKKYAALMHQDEGLSFDRAVRMKQIADEHMEYLERKHMVKMFEQQPIRIFITSHKDVDVPESNYLQPIQVGPGQKTNRFSYMLHDDEGDNITEKNPMYCEMTTQYWAWKNITNERYVGFGHYRRYFNFTDTIYPENPFGEVMDDFIDEDAIKKYGLDDQTIAQCIEGYDLITTGVKDIRKFPGSANTPLEQYHAAPLLHPKDMDTMAALIVERHPEYAEDVNAFLNGYEQCFCNMYIMRRELFDRYAAWVFPLVDEWTARTDMSTYSKEALRTPGHLTERLFNIWRMHMLRTEGKNWKVKELQCVHFTNPEPRQKFIPLFEEKPEIASQNVVPVVFAADNNYVPILTCAMGSMLENADPNRYYDVVVLNTNIGGSKQELVKKFFSRYKNARITFYNVWRMVKDYKLDTNNAHISVETYFRFLAQDILSAYDKVVYLDSDLVVNGNVAELYDVRIGNNLIAATLDIDYLANLNIRGGDRMKYSLDVLNLKNPYAYFQAGVMVFNTAELRRYHTVPEWLRIASNPIFIYNDQDILNSECQGRVLYLPADWNVTHNIFGRAEELYPMAPNSVFDDYQAARRAPKIVHFAGAIKPWQNASCDMASYFWKYARNTPFYEVIIQDMVPSARNDADVTEFHERALSDASPLRKIIDPIAPYGSARREALKALGRTLRGRK, from the coding sequence ATGCCCAAGGTTTCTTTTGTAATTCCTGCATACAACATTGAATCGTACATTGGGCGTTGTATTCAAAGTGTAAAGAATCAGACGTTTGGTGATTTTGAAGCAATTATTGTTGACGACGCCTCAACAGATTCCACTCCAGAGAAAATTGTTACTGCAGTAGGGGATGACAAAAGGTTCAAAGTTGTCACTCATGCAACTAACCAGGGACTTCATCTTGCACGTAAGACTGCTGCAGCGTATACAAAAGGAGAGTGGGTCTTTTGTTTAGACGGTGATGATGAGGTTACTCCTGATTTTCTTGAGCAGGTGGTTGGTCGTATTGAACAGAATCCTGTTGATATTCTCCACTTGGGTATTACCGTCATTCCAGAAAACGGTGTAAGTGAGGCTGAGGCAGAAGGTTTTGGTAGCTTCATCAACCAGCAGTCTCACTTTACTCAAGGTGATGAAGTTCTCCGCACCATTTTTGATGAGAGCTATGGACAGAAGATTGATTGGCGTACTACGCAGCGTCTGTATCGCGGAGAACTCTTTCGTTCTGCCTTTGCAGAGATGACTTCGGAGCGCTTGGTAAGAGCAGAAGATGCCTATGAGGTATTTGTGCTTTCTGATAAGGCTCAGACTGCTGATGGATTTGAGTCTTGTAGAGGTCTTCTTTACCACTTTGGTATTGGTGTAACAGGAGTTTCTCGCATTTCTTTAGATAAGTTTGGAGAGTTCTGCTATCAGTTCTTAGACAATATTGAACAGACAGAGTTCTATATTGGCAAAACAGACAATGTTGTTTACCTTAGGTCTTTTGAGGGCATGAAGCACAAGTTGATGGAGCTTTTGATTGGTGACTGGAAGTCTCGTCTTGCTCCTGAAGATCAAGAAGCAGCTCTTGAGCCGTTTGCTATTTTATTTGGACCATCAGTGGCTGCTCGAGAGCTTTATCGCTTTGTAAGAGATGACGCTTACGAGGCCATTAAAACTTGTACTGAGCTTCCAGAAGACAGCAATGCATATCTCTATAGATCGTATGCAAAGAAATATGCTGCTCTCATGCATCAGGATGAGGGACTGTCGTTTGATAGGGCAGTTCGCATGAAACAGATTGCCGATGAACATATGGAATATCTAGAAAGAAAGCACATGGTAAAGATGTTTGAGCAGCAGCCTATTCGCATTTTTATTACCTCTCATAAAGATGTTGATGTTCCAGAAAGTAATTATCTTCAGCCTATTCAAGTAGGACCAGGTCAGAAGACAAATCGCTTTTCGTATATGCTTCATGATGATGAGGGCGATAACATTACCGAAAAAAACCCAATGTACTGTGAGATGACTACACAATACTGGGCATGGAAGAATATTACTAATGAGCGCTATGTTGGCTTTGGTCATTATCGTCGTTACTTCAACTTTACCGATACGATTTATCCAGAAAATCCTTTTGGTGAGGTTATGGATGATTTTATCGATGAGGATGCCATCAAGAAATATGGTCTTGATGATCAGACCATTGCTCAGTGTATTGAAGGATATGATCTCATTACCACTGGGGTAAAAGATATTCGTAAATTCCCTGGAAGCGCCAATACACCACTCGAGCAGTACCATGCTGCTCCATTGCTGCATCCAAAGGATATGGATACTATGGCGGCGCTTATTGTTGAGCGTCATCCAGAGTATGCAGAGGATGTAAACGCTTTTCTTAATGGTTATGAACAGTGTTTCTGTAACATGTATATCATGCGCAGGGAGCTTTTTGATCGCTATGCAGCATGGGTATTCCCACTTGTTGACGAGTGGACTGCTCGTACTGATATGTCAACCTACAGTAAAGAGGCTCTAAGAACTCCAGGTCACCTAACTGAGCGTCTCTTTAATATCTGGCGTATGCACATGCTGCGCACAGAGGGTAAAAACTGGAAGGTAAAAGAGCTACAGTGTGTTCACTTTACTAATCCAGAGCCTCGTCAGAAGTTTATTCCTCTCTTTGAAGAGAAGCCTGAGATTGCAAGTCAGAACGTTGTTCCTGTTGTTTTTGCAGCAGATAACAACTACGTTCCAATTCTTACTTGTGCAATGGGTTCAATGCTTGAGAATGCAGATCCTAACCGGTATTACGACGTAGTTGTCCTTAATACCAATATTGGCGGATCAAAGCAGGAATTGGTTAAGAAGTTCTTCTCACGCTATAAGAATGCTCGCATCACGTTCTATAACGTGTGGCGTATGGTTAAAGACTATAAATTAGATACCAATAACGCGCATATTAGCGTTGAGACATACTTCCGTTTCTTGGCCCAAGATATCCTTTCTGCTTACGATAAGGTTGTCTATCTTGACTCTGACCTTGTGGTTAATGGCAATGTTGCTGAACTTTACGATGTAAGAATAGGCAACAATCTTATTGCTGCAACGCTTGATATTGACTATCTAGCAAACCTCAATATTCGCGGTGGAGACCGCATGAAGTACAGCCTTGACGTGCTTAACCTCAAAAATCCTTATGCTTATTTCCAGGCGGGAGTTATGGTTTTTAATACCGCTGAACTGCGCCGTTACCACACTGTTCCAGAGTGGTTGCGTATTGCATCTAATCCAATCTTTATTTATAACGATCAAGATATTCTGAATAGCGAGTGTCAAGGTCGAGTGCTATATCTTCCTGCCGATTGGAACGTTACGCATAATATTTTTGGTCGTGCAGAGGAACTCTATCCAATGGCACCAAACAGTGTTTTTGATGATTATCAAGCAGCACGTCGAGCACCAAAGATTGTTCACTTTGCTGGCGCCATTAAACCTTGGCAGAATGCCAGCTGTGATATGGCTTCCTACTTCTGGAAGTATGCACGCAATACCCCGTTCTATGAGGTCATTATTCAGGATATGGTTCCAAGCGCCAGAAATGACGCGGACGTTACAGAGTTCCATGAGCGTGCACTTTCTGATGCAAGTCCTCTGCGTAAGATTATTGACCCTATTGCACCGTATGGCAGCGCAAGGCGAGAAGCTCTTAAGGCCCTTGGTAGAACCTTAAGAGGTCGCAAATAA
- a CDS encoding ABC transporter ATP-binding protein: MSFVEFKEVTKTYTMGSVKVHAVHNMNFSIEEGEICVIVGPSGAGKTTVLNMLGGMDTCTSGSIYLDGKEIGGLSEKERTLYRRHDIGFVFQFYNLVPNLTAKENVELASQICLDPMQPEDALRAVGLEHRMDNFPAQLSGGEQQRVSIARALAKNPRLLLCDEPTGALDYKTGKQILKLLQDMCKEQHKTVAIVTHNFAFTQIADRVIHVKEGQAQSVEINQHPADALTVEW, encoded by the coding sequence ATGTCTTTTGTTGAATTCAAAGAGGTAACAAAGACGTATACCATGGGCTCCGTCAAGGTACACGCCGTCCATAACATGAACTTCTCCATAGAAGAGGGAGAGATTTGCGTAATTGTTGGACCATCAGGTGCCGGTAAAACAACTGTCTTAAATATGCTCGGAGGTATGGATACCTGTACCTCCGGGTCTATTTATTTAGATGGAAAAGAAATTGGCGGGCTTTCAGAAAAAGAAAGAACGCTGTATCGTCGTCATGACATTGGCTTTGTTTTCCAATTTTATAACCTTGTCCCCAATCTCACAGCAAAAGAAAACGTTGAGCTTGCGTCTCAGATTTGTCTTGATCCTATGCAGCCAGAAGATGCACTTCGTGCTGTTGGTCTTGAGCATCGTATGGATAACTTCCCAGCTCAGCTCTCTGGTGGAGAGCAGCAACGCGTTTCTATTGCACGTGCTTTGGCAAAGAATCCGCGTCTTTTGCTTTGTGATGAACCAACAGGTGCGCTGGATTATAAAACAGGAAAGCAAATTCTTAAGCTCTTGCAGGATATGTGCAAAGAGCAGCATAAAACCGTGGCTATTGTCACACATAACTTTGCATTTACTCAAATTGCCGATAGGGTCATTCATGTTAAAGAGGGTCAGGCTCAATCGGTTGAAATTAATCAGCACCCAGCCGATGCACTTACTGTTGAGTGGTAG
- a CDS encoding arsenate reductase family protein, with the protein MADKNILVLCYSRCTTCKRALKWLDEHGVSYTLRDIKEENPTAEELAKWHKLSGLSIRKFFNTSGMVYRDNNIKEQLDAGMSDSDAYNLLATTGMLVKRPLVVAGNTILLGFKESAWEEALL; encoded by the coding sequence ATGGCAGATAAAAATATTTTGGTTCTTTGTTATTCTCGGTGCACTACGTGTAAGAGAGCTCTCAAATGGCTTGATGAACATGGTGTTTCTTATACGCTACGTGATATTAAAGAGGAAAATCCAACTGCAGAAGAGCTTGCTAAATGGCATAAGTTAAGCGGTCTTTCTATCAGGAAATTCTTCAATACTTCAGGCATGGTGTATCGCGATAATAACATCAAGGAGCAGCTTGATGCAGGTATGAGCGATAGTGATGCATATAATTTGCTTGCCACCACAGGCATGTTGGTTAAGCGTCCATTGGTTGTTGCAGGCAATACTATTCTTCTTGGATTTAAAGAGTCTGCGTGGGAAGAAGCACTTCTGTAA
- a CDS encoding FtsX-like permease family protein, translated as MPRALFTEIIRTIKGSLARFLAIVGIVALGCGFFAGLKMASPDMQEAAHTFYKNQHLYDLRIISTLGLSEKDVHALASVEGVEAVMPSRTVDVMATLTSSQSSARVSSFRPGELNQPVVVEGRLPQGPYECVMSADSKKRTDISLGHQIELPETSNGVHLKGGSYTVVGFVNAPTYPYVSNFGTTSLGNGIVQQFVYVTEDAFANDDPYTEVYLTVQGATSYKSGSSMYQSAIDSVAERIKQMNPSLASLRLQELKDDAQAQVDEARQKLEQSRQEAADKLGDAQKKLDEAEAQISAQQQRLTDGQKQYDAGRQQLTTLRSSAEQKFAQAEAQIKASEAQIAQGTDELSAGEAQYQAGLAAFNAGQTTFTQQKSEFEAGRDAYLTGLAAQGITASTLEEAQQQLRALGLPTTQVDALLATQAQIVAAEAELATQQQALAAARGELDQRTAQLREAESQVAQARQNLTEARNATADQLYAAQEKLDASLSQLTAGQALLQNAESQTYEGRQSLEDQRVEIEKQLADGQTKIDEAQKKIDELKEPDVYVLDRTKEIGVAAYQADSERINNIANVFPLMFFLVAALVSLTSMTRMVSEERTLIGVHKALGYSTLQIAAKYLLYALLASLLGAVIGIALLSQVLPGVIISAYGSIYTIPNGGAPYPIQLDSALLSGLFGIGVTLLSTMAAVLSSLKEEPSSLMLPKAPKAGSKILLEHINPLWSSLSFSWKVTIRNLVRYKRRLIMTLVGIAGCTALLLVAFGLRDSINDVIDSQWPTLFHYDYIVGMTSDVSGAEADQIATELNQVGATNIHRITSENVLLESPAQNASSLTRTTIMTSNSLQDLTGVVTLRDRLSGQTIELKEDSVVITEKLAKRLGVGVGDAVRVYAQDRIGNASGEPSTLTVTGVTENYVGSYLYVGPSAWHSLSIQDQATDGWYATLPKDQATRDAFGEKLINRAGVATVDDINEAIRTYKKSLEVVNRVVAILILAAALLAFIVLYNLTNINIEERIREIASLKVLGFTRHEVDAYVFREIALLAVFGALFGLVLGTYLEGFVVQTAEIDLVMFGRSIHMSSYWFAFGLTLVFSLLVYVAMRSKLKNIDMVESLKSVE; from the coding sequence ATGCCACGCGCTCTTTTTACCGAGATTATTCGGACTATCAAAGGGTCTCTTGCTAGATTTCTTGCAATTGTAGGAATCGTTGCTTTGGGCTGTGGTTTTTTTGCGGGACTTAAAATGGCTAGCCCAGATATGCAAGAAGCTGCACATACGTTTTACAAAAATCAGCACCTCTACGATCTTCGCATTATCTCAACACTTGGGTTAAGCGAGAAAGACGTCCATGCCCTTGCTTCAGTTGAGGGTGTTGAAGCGGTTATGCCTTCTCGCACGGTAGACGTCATGGCTACGTTGACCTCATCGCAATCTAGCGCTCGTGTTAGTTCGTTCAGACCTGGTGAGCTTAACCAGCCGGTAGTTGTTGAAGGAAGGCTTCCTCAGGGGCCTTATGAGTGCGTGATGAGTGCTGATTCCAAGAAACGTACAGACATTAGCCTTGGCCATCAGATTGAGCTTCCTGAGACTTCAAATGGCGTTCATTTAAAGGGCGGATCGTACACGGTTGTTGGTTTTGTAAATGCGCCAACGTATCCGTATGTAAGCAATTTTGGTACCACGTCATTAGGCAATGGTATTGTTCAGCAATTTGTATATGTCACTGAAGATGCTTTTGCTAATGATGATCCGTACACCGAAGTGTATCTGACGGTCCAGGGCGCCACCAGTTATAAAAGCGGCTCATCAATGTATCAGAGTGCTATTGATAGTGTTGCAGAGCGCATTAAACAAATGAATCCATCGCTTGCTTCTCTTCGTTTGCAAGAGCTAAAAGATGATGCTCAAGCTCAGGTTGATGAGGCTCGTCAAAAGCTGGAGCAATCAAGGCAGGAGGCTGCAGATAAATTAGGTGATGCACAGAAAAAGCTTGATGAAGCGGAAGCACAGATTTCTGCTCAGCAACAAAGACTGACTGATGGTCAGAAGCAATATGACGCAGGACGTCAGCAGCTTACAACTTTACGTTCCAGTGCTGAGCAGAAATTTGCACAAGCGGAAGCTCAGATTAAAGCTTCAGAGGCTCAGATAGCCCAGGGAACAGATGAGCTTAGCGCAGGAGAGGCTCAGTATCAGGCTGGTCTTGCTGCTTTCAATGCAGGTCAAACGACGTTTACGCAACAAAAGAGTGAATTTGAAGCGGGTCGCGACGCGTATCTTACAGGGCTTGCTGCACAAGGGATTACGGCTTCAACACTTGAAGAAGCGCAGCAGCAGCTGAGGGCTTTAGGTTTACCAACCACGCAAGTAGATGCTCTTCTCGCTACACAGGCACAGATTGTGGCTGCAGAAGCAGAATTAGCTACTCAGCAGCAGGCTTTAGCGGCAGCGCGAGGGGAGCTTGATCAACGTACGGCTCAGCTGCGTGAGGCAGAGTCTCAGGTAGCTCAGGCGCGCCAAAATCTGACAGAAGCAAGAAATGCTACTGCAGATCAGTTATATGCAGCTCAAGAAAAACTTGATGCATCGCTCAGCCAATTGACTGCTGGACAAGCTTTGCTTCAAAATGCAGAATCTCAGACCTATGAAGGAAGACAGAGTCTTGAGGACCAGCGCGTTGAGATTGAGAAACAACTTGCTGACGGTCAGACAAAAATTGACGAAGCTCAAAAGAAAATTGATGAGCTTAAAGAGCCTGATGTTTATGTACTTGATCGTACAAAAGAGATTGGCGTTGCAGCTTATCAAGCAGACTCTGAGCGTATTAACAATATTGCTAATGTGTTCCCCTTGATGTTTTTCTTGGTTGCAGCTTTGGTTTCACTTACCAGTATGACGCGCATGGTATCTGAAGAGCGTACGCTCATCGGCGTTCATAAGGCGCTTGGTTATTCGACTTTACAAATTGCTGCAAAGTACCTGTTATATGCTTTGCTTGCTTCACTTTTAGGAGCTGTTATTGGCATAGCGCTTTTAAGTCAGGTGTTGCCAGGGGTTATTATCTCTGCATATGGATCAATTTATACTATTCCAAATGGGGGAGCTCCTTATCCTATTCAGCTTGACAGCGCGCTTCTTTCAGGACTTTTTGGTATAGGTGTTACGCTTCTTTCAACGATGGCTGCTGTTTTGTCTTCTTTGAAAGAAGAACCTTCTAGCCTTATGTTGCCAAAGGCTCCAAAAGCGGGCTCAAAGATTTTGCTTGAGCATATTAATCCTCTGTGGTCCAGCTTGTCTTTTTCGTGGAAAGTTACTATTAGAAACCTTGTTCGCTATAAGCGTCGCTTGATTATGACATTGGTAGGAATTGCTGGATGTACCGCACTTTTGTTGGTGGCCTTTGGTCTTAGAGATTCTATTAATGACGTCATTGACAGCCAATGGCCAACTCTTTTTCATTATGACTACATAGTAGGAATGACCTCTGATGTTTCTGGTGCAGAAGCAGATCAGATTGCTACAGAGCTTAACCAGGTCGGTGCTACAAATATCCATCGCATAACCAGCGAAAATGTCCTTCTTGAGTCTCCTGCGCAAAATGCAAGTTCGTTGACAAGAACAACTATTATGACCAGTAATTCTCTTCAAGATCTTACAGGTGTAGTTACCTTGCGGGATCGTCTTTCTGGTCAAACAATAGAGCTTAAGGAAGATTCAGTTGTAATTACAGAGAAGCTCGCAAAACGGCTTGGCGTAGGTGTGGGAGATGCCGTTCGGGTCTATGCTCAAGACAGAATTGGAAATGCTTCAGGTGAACCAAGTACCCTTACTGTTACGGGAGTTACCGAGAATTACGTTGGATCGTATCTTTATGTAGGGCCTTCTGCATGGCATTCTTTGAGCATCCAAGATCAAGCAACGGATGGTTGGTATGCAACACTTCCTAAAGATCAAGCAACAAGAGATGCGTTTGGAGAAAAACTCATTAACCGGGCAGGGGTTGCAACTGTCGATGACATCAATGAGGCTATTCGCACATATAAAAAATCACTTGAAGTGGTTAATCGTGTTGTAGCTATTCTTATTTTGGCTGCAGCCCTGTTGGCATTTATCGTCTTGTATAACCTCACAAATATCAATATTGAGGAGCGTATTCGAGAGATTGCCAGCCTTAAAGTGCTTGGTTTTACGCGACACGAAGTTGATGCGTACGTGTTTAGAGAGATTGCTTTACTGGCCGTCTTTGGAGCACTCTTTGGGCTTGTTCTAGGAACTTACCTTGAGGGATTTGTGGTTCAAACAGCTGAGATTGATCTTGTTATGTTTGGCCGCTCTATTCATATGTCAAGTTATTGGTTTGCTTTTGGACTTACCCTTGTCTTCTCACTGTTAGTGTATGTTGCTATGCGATCAAAGCTAAAAAATATTGATATGGTGGAGAGTCTTAAGAGTGTTGAGTAG
- the ligA gene encoding NAD-dependent DNA ligase LigA, producing MAALSPKETARAAELNRILNHAAYAYYALDNPELTDAEFDRLLIELQQLEAAYPELITEDSYTQRVGGYVSEQFEPVQHAARMYSMDDAMNLEELDAWLSRTDEALGASPTNPVAYTCELKIDGLGVALTYRDGQFVRAATRGDGSTGENVTANVLTISDVPRELALAGLERVENRGLNQSIEVRGEVYMPKHSFIRLNEDADAAGKQPFANPRNAAAGSLRQKDPKITAHRDLETFIYAVADEGPLDVHSQWEFLNWLRSCGFNVNPHARRCLNAQEVHDFCAQALEQRGDLNYDIDGVVVKVDSFASQEALGFTSRAPRWAIAFKFPPEEKQTVLREIRIQVGRTGVLTPVAEFDPVTVAGSTIARATLHNLDEIRRKNVREGDTIIVHKAGDVIPEVVGPVLNLRPADAVEFQMPATCPSCGSPVIQEEGEVAFRCVSIDCPAQAVERLIHWGSRKAMDIDGLGDELINRMVEEGVLSDVADFYDKLTEEMLACMPTGRVYDTDTADHLSGDSIPVGHTIAKKVMAKVEESKTRGLGRVLFGIGMRHVGANVAELLAQEFGSIQALATAPVEKIAEIPGIGPKIAESVHEFFSIPENVAVIERLRQAGVVLEEEKTENELPQTLAGLTFVLTGTLEHFTRDEAGAQLKAMGAKVSGSVSKKTSFVVAGEAAGSKLTKAESLGVPVLDETALQQILETGQAPA from the coding sequence ATGGCAGCACTTTCGCCAAAAGAGACCGCTCGTGCAGCAGAGCTCAATAGGATCTTGAATCATGCGGCATATGCTTATTATGCCCTTGATAATCCTGAGCTGACTGACGCTGAATTTGATCGTCTCCTTATTGAGCTTCAACAGCTTGAGGCAGCCTATCCAGAGCTTATTACTGAGGATAGCTATACGCAGCGCGTAGGCGGTTATGTTTCTGAGCAGTTTGAGCCTGTTCAGCATGCTGCTCGTATGTATTCCATGGATGACGCTATGAATCTGGAAGAGCTGGATGCATGGCTTTCTAGAACCGATGAAGCTCTGGGTGCTTCACCAACTAATCCTGTGGCATATACCTGTGAGCTTAAGATTGATGGTTTGGGTGTCGCACTGACCTATCGTGATGGTCAGTTTGTACGCGCTGCTACGCGAGGTGACGGAAGTACTGGAGAAAACGTTACGGCAAACGTTTTGACTATCTCCGATGTTCCACGAGAGCTTGCGCTTGCTGGTCTTGAGCGGGTTGAGAATAGAGGTCTTAACCAGAGCATTGAAGTACGTGGTGAGGTTTATATGCCAAAGCATTCTTTCATTCGTTTGAATGAGGATGCGGACGCTGCTGGTAAACAGCCTTTTGCCAATCCAAGAAATGCTGCTGCTGGATCTTTGCGCCAGAAGGATCCAAAGATTACCGCTCATCGAGACCTTGAGACTTTTATCTATGCAGTAGCTGATGAGGGTCCTCTTGATGTTCACAGTCAGTGGGAGTTTTTGAATTGGCTTCGTAGTTGTGGTTTTAATGTTAACCCTCATGCTCGTCGATGTCTTAATGCTCAGGAGGTTCATGATTTCTGCGCTCAAGCTCTTGAGCAGCGAGGAGATCTTAACTACGACATTGATGGCGTGGTAGTAAAGGTTGATTCATTTGCCAGCCAAGAGGCTCTAGGATTTACTTCTCGCGCTCCTCGTTGGGCTATTGCATTTAAATTTCCACCAGAGGAAAAGCAGACTGTTTTGCGAGAAATTCGTATTCAGGTTGGTCGTACTGGTGTACTTACACCTGTTGCCGAGTTTGATCCTGTCACTGTTGCAGGTTCTACCATTGCCCGTGCAACCCTTCATAATCTTGACGAAATTCGCCGCAAGAATGTGCGCGAGGGCGATACCATTATTGTCCACAAGGCGGGAGATGTCATTCCAGAGGTTGTAGGACCAGTTTTAAATCTTCGACCTGCAGATGCTGTTGAGTTCCAGATGCCAGCTACCTGCCCAAGCTGTGGTAGCCCCGTTATTCAAGAAGAGGGAGAGGTGGCCTTCCGCTGCGTCTCTATCGATTGCCCTGCTCAAGCAGTTGAGCGTTTGATTCACTGGGGAAGTCGAAAGGCTATGGACATTGACGGCCTTGGTGATGAGCTTATTAACCGTATGGTTGAAGAGGGCGTTCTTTCTGACGTAGCTGACTTTTATGACAAGCTTACTGAAGAGATGCTGGCATGTATGCCTACAGGTCGCGTCTATGATACCGATACTGCAGATCACCTTTCTGGCGATAGTATTCCTGTGGGTCACACTATTGCTAAGAAGGTTATGGCAAAGGTTGAGGAATCAAAGACGCGAGGTCTTGGACGCGTACTCTTTGGTATTGGTATGAGGCACGTTGGTGCTAACGTCGCAGAGCTTCTTGCTCAGGAGTTTGGCTCTATCCAGGCGCTTGCTACAGCTCCTGTCGAGAAAATCGCTGAAATCCCAGGTATTGGTCCTAAGATTGCAGAGTCTGTACACGAGTTCTTTTCGATTCCAGAAAATGTTGCCGTTATTGAGCGTCTTCGTCAGGCGGGTGTAGTGCTTGAGGAAGAGAAAACAGAAAACGAGCTTCCTCAGACGCTTGCTGGGCTTACTTTTGTTTTAACGGGAACTCTTGAGCACTTTACCCGCGATGAAGCTGGTGCTCAGCTTAAAGCTATGGGAGCAAAAGTTTCTGGCTCTGTATCTAAGAAGACAAGCTTTGTAGTAGCAGGAGAAGCCGCGGGATCTAAGCTTACAAAGGCTGAAAGCTTGGGTGTTCCCGTACTTGATGAGACGGCACTTCAGCAAATTCTTGAAACAGGCCAAGCACCTGCTTAA
- a CDS encoding zinc dependent phospholipase C family protein, with product MPALITHYLFGAEVVNDLPKELIATETEVNAFLLGNQGPDPFLARHLAWPNRSLACNRLHRRMHAGHIVDAFLSIRDGVSRLPQSDMPAGRAFALGLLAHYALDRIVHPFVYSQQDALIEADPSLKNAYRELHPIIETDLDSYLLWHMRHTTVETFPPAEVLEAVESTKHVGGALFSQVALQVFDLNVGVGEYEKALQDYARIYHTVEHTDPKYTTKLPDVLYKTEKFMRPSNNSYIAAMAHRIVMTEDFPTANLKRLPWKEPYTGEIKTESILDLLDEAREFYRELVQATILGQRITLEELIDGINYMGKPVVEMVDDED from the coding sequence ATGCCTGCTTTAATAACCCACTATCTATTTGGCGCAGAAGTGGTTAATGATTTGCCCAAAGAGCTCATTGCCACTGAAACTGAGGTTAATGCATTTTTGCTTGGAAACCAGGGGCCTGACCCCTTCCTTGCACGTCATTTAGCCTGGCCAAATCGTTCTCTTGCCTGCAATAGATTGCATCGTCGCATGCATGCGGGACATATCGTTGATGCATTTTTATCTATTCGCGATGGCGTTTCTCGCCTGCCTCAAAGCGACATGCCCGCTGGTCGTGCATTTGCACTTGGTCTTCTTGCACATTACGCACTAGATAGAATTGTCCATCCGTTTGTGTATTCCCAACAAGATGCGTTGATTGAGGCGGATCCTTCACTCAAAAATGCTTATAGAGAGCTTCATCCTATTATCGAAACGGATTTGGACTCATACCTTCTCTGGCACATGCGTCACACTACCGTTGAGACTTTTCCACCAGCTGAGGTGCTTGAAGCTGTCGAATCCACCAAGCACGTTGGTGGCGCGCTTTTCTCGCAAGTAGCACTGCAGGTATTTGACCTTAATGTTGGCGTTGGAGAGTACGAAAAGGCGCTCCAGGACTACGCTCGTATCTACCACACCGTAGAGCACACTGATCCTAAATACACCACCAAACTTCCTGACGTTTTATATAAGACCGAGAAGTTCATGCGTCCTTCAAACAATTCTTACATTGCCGCAATGGCCCACCGTATTGTTATGACTGAGGACTTCCCTACCGCCAATCTTAAGCGTCTTCCTTGGAAAGAGCCATACACAGGAGAGATTAAGACTGAAAGCATTCTTGATCTTCTAGATGAAGCTCGCGAGTTCTACAGAGAGCTTGTTCAAGCAACCATCTTAGGTCAACGAATTACACTAGAAGAGCTGATTGATGGTATCAATTACATGGGCAAACCAGTTGTAGAAATGGTTGATGACGAGGACTAG